The Candidatus Omnitrophota bacterium genome contains the following window.
CCTTGTCGTATTTATGTGCGTAATTCTCAAATAATAATTCATACCATTGTTTCATCGTTGACACCTTATATTTTGCATCATTATCTTCAGGGCTCGCGTCTGCAATGAGTGCGGGCCGAATTGCCCTGACTTCTTGGCGATGTTGCACCTAAAAAACTGGCGGAGAGGGAGGGATTTGAACCCTCGAACCCTTGCGGATTACGTGTTCTCCAGACACGCGCGCTCGACCACTACGCGACCTCTCCAGATCTATATAAATTTATGCTCTAGTCCCTTTATAAGACTCAAATCTATTTATAAGATTCTGATTATGGCTTCCAATGATATCCATATACTTCTTTATATCTACCCTATTGTACACATGAATTCTTTCCAGTAAATCATTTTTTGATTCTATTCCTATAGTAGAAAACATACGATCCACTGAATTCAGAAGCGGCTTAGAACGGCTGGTAAAACACAAAACCATGTTTCTATATTTAATTCCCTTGGTAGTATGGGTATGAAAATAAACACCACCGTCTGTATCTATCAATCCTCTAAGACAAGCACTGGAATATTCAATCTTATCAAAGATCCACGCAGGTATATCGACTTGTTGAGCTATTTTATTCCCTTTTTTTAGCCCTAAATCTAATAAAAATTTTACCAGCCTTTTGCTTGATATGACAAGTTCTAACGTGTTTTTTAGCCTTACAGCTATTTTACTATCAATGTTAAATAACCGTAAAGTTGCATCTTTGACAAAATTAGCATAAGGGCGATCGGTTTTTGCATTAAAATAAACTCTTACCTGATAATCACTAATCGATCCATCCCCTAAAATAATACCAATAAATTCCGCTAATGACGGGGTCTTATCAGGAATTGCTATATTTTTATCAAGCTTAAAGCCTTTCCTAAGAACCAATTCCGGATTAGACTTAAACCTGTAATATGAAACTAAACCGCCTTTTCTCCTACCTTCTTCGGTGCCAAAATTACCATAAAGGCTTTTTCTCTTTAAAGCCCCTAACCGACCTGCAGCCTGAGGAGTAATTTTCATTAAATTTACTTTATCAAAATTTATTTCGGAGAGTGAAGGATTTGAACCTTCGATCGTCTTACGACGATAACGGTTTTCGAGACCGCCGCATTCGACCACTCTGCCAACTCTCCTCGAGCACAATAAGCTTTTATTTAGACGCGAGACTCCGCGGAATGCGCCAAGATCAAGTCTTTCGATTTTGGCGACGTTTCTGAAGCGGAGTAAATTCATATCCCGCGATCAATTTCAGCTTCTCTTTTTTATTTAATTTCTTTATCCGGGCCTCGCGCTTCCACGCCTCGGCGTGATCCTTAAAACGCTTCTTATATTTCAAAACAACCGGCTGGCGCGAGCGCGTATAACGGCATTTGTTGGTATTACTATGCTCGTGTATCCTTCTCTCGACATCGATCGCGATCCCGGTATATAACGTCTTATCCTTGCACTCCGCTATATAAACAAACCAGGGCTTGGAATAAATGGATTTGGCCATGGGAATTAATTATACCATAAATCCGCTAAAATGGTAGCAGCTCTTAAAGCGCGGGATTTTGGCTTTGCGAAGGCTGATATGATAATTTCAATAATTAAAAAGGTCTCTTAGCTCGTATTGTTTGCCTGCGGCTTTGTTCAACGCGTTCAGGATCTTTCTCTGTATATGCGGATTCAAGCGCCTTCCCTTCACCGCCCGGTTGACCATCTTATGGGTGATCTGCTCCGTGGAGTTGCTTACCAGGTCATTAGGCTTAAATCCATGCTCATCCATGATCTTGGCGATCGGCTGCGGTCCCAGATCATTCTCAATATTACTATCCATAATAAATATTCTCCCTTATCCGCTATTTGCGGCCTAAAACATTTATTTGCAACTCTTTTATCTGCTTAGCTTTAGGTACAACGTCTACGGGGCTACGGGGTTAGAAGGATCAAATCGTAGTCAAGGCTGCCTAAGCCCAATTCCCGGGCATAATTCAACTGGATCATGCCGTCGCGGTTAGGATGGGCTTGCTTGAACACATCTTTGCCGGCAGCCGCGTTCACCAAATCAAAACTGGCCTTGTCAATGCTTACCGGATCAGTGGAAACAAGTATCCCGACATCCGGGGCGATCCGCGGGTCATCCTGTGCCAGGCAGTCGCATTCCTGGGTGATCTTCAGGCAGAAATTAATAAACACCTCTTTATCTTTTTTATTTTCTAAGACTGCTTTGGCATGCTCGATCATCTTCTGCTGGATATCCCTGCCCCCCGCTTCCCAGTTTATTTCAATGGCGTTATACTTGCAAGCGGCGATACAGCTGGCGCAGCCGATACATTTAGCGCTGTTAATGATGGATTTCTTGTTCTTGATAACCACGGCCTGGGCCGGGCAGGCCTTTTCACAGGCCTTGCACCCCACGCAATTACTCGCAATCACGAACGGCGAGACATCTGAATGCTGGGCCAGTTTTCCTTCCCGCGTGGCGCAGCCCATTCCCAGATTCTTCAAAGCCCCGCCGAATCCGGTCATAATATGCCCCTTGAAATGCGCCACTCCAATAATAACATCCGCATCCCAGAATATCCTGGCGATCTTAGCGGTCTTAATGAATTTTTGGTCAATAACCACATCCTGGACCTGCTCTTTCCGGGTATCATCCGGGATGAGCACCTCGGCATTGACTTTATCCGGGATAAAGCCATGGCTGTAAGCCAACTTCAGATGATCCTTAGAATTAGTCCTTTTGCCGCGGTAAAGCGTATTGGTATCCGCCAGGAAAACCAAGGCGTTTCTATCCTTGACCTGATCGCAAATAACCCTCAGATATTCCGGGCGGACATAACCGGTATTGCCCTGTTCCCCGAAATGCAGCTTCACCGCTACTTTATCGCCGGAAGCGATAAGATCCAGAAACCCGCTTTTTTTAAGCAAAACCTCCAGCCTCAAAACAGCCTCTTCCTGCTTCGTGGAATTATCTACCGGGATAAAATAGACCTTGCTTTTTGTCTTGGCTTCAGGCACTGTAAACCTCCGGTCTTATTCTAATTTAAAAGCGCCCTCTCCATATCCACCCTTAACTTATTGATTATTTCCCGGGGGACCCGGAACTGGCAGCGCAGCATCGGGGAAGTAATCGTGAACTCGAACATATTCGGGTCATCAGGCAATTTGCGGAAATTCAGCTCCATCTTAACAATATCAGCCATAGCGCCTCCTTAGCGGTCCTTGACCAAATAATAATCCATGTTACTTATGATTATACCGCCGCAAGCCGCTTACCTCAACAAAAAAGGCGCCGGAGTGATCACGGCGCCTTGACCATCGGGACCATTAACTGTTTTTTTTGCTCCCCACCATAAGGAATACCCGGTATTTTCCCGAAGGCTTCTCCACCTCCGCGGCTGCCCGAAAACGGATATCCGCAAACCCCGCCTGCGCAAAAACACTGTTGAGATTGTCGTGTTCAAACCCCTGATGAAAGACCCCGGCATTATCTTCATGGAACTTGCCGTTGTCCGGGTCAAGGTCAGCTATACAGACATAACCGCCATTGCGCAATACCTGATAAAACCGCCTGGCTAACCCGGCAATATTCTCGATATGATGCAAGGCCATAGCGCTGACAATACAATCATAATCCCCATCCAATTCCCCGCCCCGGGAAACATCCGCGCGCCGGGTAGTCACCCGGCTAATACCGGACCGGGAGATTTTGCCCTTCAGGACATCAAGCATACCTTGCGAATTATCCACACAAACCAAGGATCGCACTGCCGGCCTAAGCGACATCCCCACCAGTCCTGTGCCGCACCCAAAATCCATGATATCCATTTGAGGATTCAAGGGAATCTCGCTTTTAATTGCTTCAATGATATCCTCAGCCAACTTCACCCTGCGCGGCTCTGAATCCCAATCAGCAGCCTCTATATTGAAATCCCTCATTTGTATTTCCGACATACGCAACGCCTGAATTTAATGGCATCCGCCGTGATGATGCATACAGGCATTCTCCGCGGTCAATTCCTCCAACTCATTAGCTTTATATCTTTTTATCAGTTCAGCCACAGTTTCGCCTTCCTGGCGAAAAGCCTTGATCCCCGCTTCATTCAGCTTCTCCACCGCCCTGCGCCCCATACCCATGCAAATTACCGCATTGATCGAAACCGGGCCGATAATGTCGACCGGATGGCACATCCCATGCTGATGATCGGCGTTAGTATTGTTGATAATTTCAATCTGATCTCTTTCTGTGTCATAAACGGTAAAGTAGGGCGCGCTTCCGAAATGACTAAAAACCCTGGCATTCAACCCTTCCATGGTCTCGGTCGGTATACATATCCTCATCTTACTGCTCCTTTTTTAATGAAACAACCCGTTTAAATGTTCCGCCGGATATCTTAAGCGCCTTGGCGTTCAAAAGCACGTCGGCTATCTTCCTGTGCGCTGATTTTATGATATTCCCGAATGTCTGGCGGGAAATATCCATCCTGCGGGCTGCGGCTTCCTGATACAGGCCCTGGAAATCCGCGAGTCTGACCGCTTCCAGCTCATCCAAAGTAAGATGCACCTCTTCAAGCATATACACGGGTATTCCGCGCGGCTTGAAATAGCCCGTATCAATGCTACAGCGGATTTTTCTGCATCTGCAAGGCCTGGGCATAGCTTTAATTAGTTATTAGCATATGCTAATAATATACATTGCGCCGTCTCTTTTGTCAACAAAAAAGGCGCCGCGGCATTCTGGCGCCTTTTTGCAACAAATACCGCCTTTCCCTTATTATTTGGCGGTAATACTGACCTGCTGACCCTGAAATTCCACCAGGTCGCCCGCTCGCAGCTTGCGCCGGATCCTGTTTTCGACCTGGCCATTTACCCTGATCGCGCCGGACAATATATATTCCCTGGCCTCAGCCCCGCCAGCGACAAGCTGCGTCAATTTAAGCATATTATCCAACTCCACAAACTCGTATTTCAGTTTGAATTCCATATATCCTCACAATAAACCCGAAAACAACCCCGGGTTTTAACGCTTCGGTATGCGGCAATCCGGCTTTATCCCGCGTTTCTTGTAATACTCCTGATGATAGTCTTCCGCCGGATAGAACTCCCCTGCCTGAACTATCTCAGTAACAATTCTATTCTTTAACCTCCAGGACTGCCCCAGCTTTTCCCGGGATGCCGCGGCGAGTTTTTCCTGTTCAGCCGTATGAAAGAATATAGCCGAACGGTATTGCGGGCCTATATCCGGCCCCTGTTGGTCAGGCGTAGTCGGGTCATGTATATTCCAGAACAGATCAAGCAGTTCGGAATAGGAAATTTTCGCGGGATCATAAACAACTTCAACCGCCTCGGCATGCCCTGTTTTGTTGGAACAAACATCTTCATAGGTAGGATTTCTGAAATCCCCGCCGGTATAGCCAACCCTGGTAAAGATGACCCCTTTGCCGATAAGCCCTTGAAAAGCCGCCTCTACGCCCCAAAAACACCCCGCAGCGAAAGTAGCTTTCTCTGTTTTCGCGGTCTTTTGCTGTACCGCGAGTTTCAAAGCCACCGTATTAACGCAGTAGCGTTTTCCGCTGGGCGCCGCTCCGTCATTAAAAATATGGCCTAAATGCGCGCCGCAGATGGCGCAGAGTATTTCAGTCCGGCGGATGCTTAAACTATCATCCGATTCAAGCCGGATATTCAACTCCGACACCGGCTCCCAAAAGCTGGGCCAACCCGTGCCGGACTCGAATTTTGACTCATATTTAAACAAATCTGTCCCGCAACCAACGCACTGATAAATCCCCTTTTCTCCTTTAGGAGGAATAGGGCATTGCTTACTGAACGGCGCTTCTGTGCCTTTAAGCCTGGTCACCTGATACTGCTGGGGAGTAAGGATATTCTTCCATTCCTCATTAGTCTTATAAACCTTATCAACCTCCGTAATTTCTCCGGTTGAGGCGTCAAAGATCTTTATTTTTTCGGCCTTAGGCGGCTCGTTCATACTTCCTCCCACCAAAAATGGAAGCAGCCATAATATAACCAACAGTTTTTGATAACGCATAGATCCTATTTCTACTTCCAGACGATCTTGGCTGGATTGCGGCCGGGGATCCGGCTATAACGGTATTTGGGATATCCCAGCAGCATCACCGCGCCGGCTAAGGCCCGCGAAGACAAACCCGCGGCTTTCCTTACCTGCGGATCCGTATTTATCGCCATATTAACATATCCTGCCCAACACGCGCCAAAACCCATGCCGAATGCCGCCAGCTCAAAATACGTTCCCGCGATCAGGCATGACTGCAGGGCCATAGGATCATCCTTAACCCCATAGGCGATGACCATACCCGGAGCTCCCCGGCAGATCCGGTCTTGCCCGTTTTTCCAGGACTCGATCAAGCGGTCAAAACGCAGGGATTGGGCTATTTCCGACTTGACGGTTACCAACCCTTCCATCCATTTACATACCAGCCCCCCTAAATCATGGACTTTATCTTTACCCATGACCACCAGCCAATTAACCGGCTGGCGATTTATCCCCGAAGGCGCGTATCTGGCAATATCCAAAAGCCCCTCTATCGCCGCCCTATCCACAGGCTCATCCTTATAGGCCCTGACCGAGCGCCTGGCCTTTAGAAACAACGCCGCCTGCTCAGGGGCAGGCAATTTAGCTGGCTCAACCCTCGGCGCATCCTTGACATCCATGGTCGACAGCTTTATCGCGCCATGAGGGCAGCAGGCAAAACAATGCCCGCAATTGATACAAAGCTCACCGCCGCCTGGAATAAACTCCGGGACGCGGTCATTCTTATTCATTTTCAAGATGAGCATCGGGCATACCTCAACGCACCGTCCATCCCCTTTGCATGCCTTTTTATCAACCTCAATAGTGATCATTAATCTCTTCCGCGTAAAATTCCAACCGTTTCATTTTAACCCTTATCCCGCCTTTCTTACCCGCCGGATGCTCCTTTAAATACTGCGCGATAGTTTCAGCCAGGAATTCCTCACGCAAGCGTTCAGGCGCCCGGTGAGAATAAGGCATCCAGATAGTCCGCAGCGAATCCCTGAAATCCGCGGCGTTGGTATATTCCATATATCTGACAAATGTACGCATGGCCCTTATTTTAAAGCCATGGCGCTTCAGCAGCGCTGTAAAAGCCGCGGGGTCGGAGAAATGATACGGAGACGTGAAACCCTTAAAATACCCGCGCCACTTTTTCCGGCGCCTGAGTTTATCCCCCGCCTTGATCACCCCGGCGATATTTCCCTTGGCGCCCATCTGAACAACGAGCCCTCCGCCGGGTTTCAACGCCTGGCCCGCGCTATTTAAAAGCGAATCATGATCCGCTATCCAATGAAAACAGGCATTTGAGAAAATAACATCAAACTTGTTCTTGAACCCCAGCCTGCAGGCGTCTTTTTTCTGAAAAAATAAATTATTGTGCCTGCCCTTGAATGTGTCCCGGGCATGCCGGATCATTTCCCGGGAGCTGTCTATTCCCAAGACCTTACCGCGGGGGACTAACTCGCTTATACGGCAGCTGATCTTGCCGTCCCCGCACCCGATATCCAGGACTGTTTCATCGCCTCGAAAACGGATCTGGCTTAGCAACCCCTCAGCCCAGCGTTTCTGGTTATGTGAATTTTTACTGTACTCTTTAGCGTCCCATTTATACACTTTTAAGCCCCAAGGCAGCCGCGTTCTTACCATAATCCGGGGAAGAGCCGGTATCGCGTCTTATTCGCGTATTCGGCATATCCCGGCAACCCTTTGCGCAGCATCCCGTCTTCAAGCACTGTGCGGGTTATGATCATACCAACAACTATGCCTGAACCGATAAGCCCGCATACCGACCCCAAAATAAGCGGCATAGCGGCCGTAAACAAGATCGTGCCAATATAACCCGGATGCCGGACAAATTTGTACGGTCCGCCAACAACAACCTTATGCCCTCTATCCAACTGGATACGAACGACGCTGGAGAAAAACTCATTAGAGCGGATCGCCCAAAACACAATACAGATCCCCAGTAAGCATACAGCGTAACTGAGCGCATAAAGTAACGCGGGTAAATCCCCTGTCCAGTGAAAACGCCCGGCATCCATGGCCGAAACCAGAACAATTACCATTGTAAGCGGCAAAGATACCGTCAGGAATATCTTATCCCACCATTTCGCCCCCGGCCCCGGGTTCCGGCGCTCTATCGCCAGCCCGTCCTTATCAGCAAAGGCGGCCAACGCTAAAAATCCGGCCAATGTCATTATCCCGGCATAAACCCATCCCTGCCAATAATCAATCCGTCCTGCCCCGGCGAACGCTATAACAACAGCCAAAAACAACAACGCGATCTGTCCTGCTAACGCTCTTAAAGTATTTTTTTTGCCGTTATTTTTGGTCTGCATAGGCAAAACGACAGTTAGCGCGAAAGGCCAAGCGCGATCAAACGCCGGGCCGCAAGCGCCGCACGGCCGCTACCGCCAAACTGCGGCCGACTCGGGTCTTCCTTAAAACTTATATTTTATGCCGGCG
Protein-coding sequences here:
- a CDS encoding DUF134 domain-containing protein; the protein is MPRPCRCRKIRCSIDTGYFKPRGIPVYMLEEVHLTLDELEAVRLADFQGLYQEAAARRMDISRQTFGNIIKSAHRKIADVLLNAKALKISGGTFKRVVSLKKEQ
- a CDS encoding methyltransferase domain-containing protein yields the protein MVRTRLPWGLKVYKWDAKEYSKNSHNQKRWAEGLLSQIRFRGDETVLDIGCGDGKISCRISELVPRGKVLGIDSSREMIRHARDTFKGRHNNLFFQKKDACRLGFKNKFDVIFSNACFHWIADHDSLLNSAGQALKPGGGLVVQMGAKGNIAGVIKAGDKLRRRKKWRGYFKGFTSPYHFSDPAAFTALLKRHGFKIRAMRTFVRYMEYTNAADFRDSLRTIWMPYSHRAPERLREEFLAETIAQYLKEHPAGKKGGIRVKMKRLEFYAEEINDHY
- a CDS encoding class I SAM-dependent methyltransferase, coding for MSEIQMRDFNIEAADWDSEPRRVKLAEDIIEAIKSEIPLNPQMDIMDFGCGTGLVGMSLRPAVRSLVCVDNSQGMLDVLKGKISRSGISRVTTRRADVSRGGELDGDYDCIVSAMALHHIENIAGLARRFYQVLRNGGYVCIADLDPDNGKFHEDNAGVFHQGFEHDNLNSVFAQAGFADIRFRAAAEVEKPSGKYRVFLMVGSKKNS
- a CDS encoding bifunctional methionine sulfoxide reductase B/A protein translates to MNEPPKAEKIKIFDASTGEITEVDKVYKTNEEWKNILTPQQYQVTRLKGTEAPFSKQCPIPPKGEKGIYQCVGCGTDLFKYESKFESGTGWPSFWEPVSELNIRLESDDSLSIRRTEILCAICGAHLGHIFNDGAAPSGKRYCVNTVALKLAVQQKTAKTEKATFAAGCFWGVEAAFQGLIGKGVIFTRVGYTGGDFRNPTYEDVCSNKTGHAEAVEVVYDPAKISYSELLDLFWNIHDPTTPDQQGPDIGPQYRSAIFFHTAEQEKLAAASREKLGQSWRLKNRIVTEIVQAGEFYPAEDYHQEYYKKRGIKPDCRIPKR
- a CDS encoding NifB/NifX family molybdenum-iron cluster-binding protein is translated as MRICIPTETMEGLNARVFSHFGSAPYFTVYDTERDQIEIINNTNADHQHGMCHPVDIIGPVSINAVICMGMGRRAVEKLNEAGIKAFRQEGETVAELIKRYKANELEELTAENACMHHHGGCH
- a CDS encoding isoprenylcysteine carboxylmethyltransferase family protein: MQTKNNGKKNTLRALAGQIALLFLAVVIAFAGAGRIDYWQGWVYAGIMTLAGFLALAAFADKDGLAIERRNPGPGAKWWDKIFLTVSLPLTMVIVLVSAMDAGRFHWTGDLPALLYALSYAVCLLGICIVFWAIRSNEFFSSVVRIQLDRGHKVVVGGPYKFVRHPGYIGTILFTAAMPLILGSVCGLIGSGIVVGMIITRTVLEDGMLRKGLPGYAEYANKTRYRLFPGLW
- a CDS encoding DUF362 domain-containing protein, translating into MPEAKTKSKVYFIPVDNSTKQEEAVLRLEVLLKKSGFLDLIASGDKVAVKLHFGEQGNTGYVRPEYLRVICDQVKDRNALVFLADTNTLYRGKRTNSKDHLKLAYSHGFIPDKVNAEVLIPDDTRKEQVQDVVIDQKFIKTAKIARIFWDADVIIGVAHFKGHIMTGFGGALKNLGMGCATREGKLAQHSDVSPFVIASNCVGCKACEKACPAQAVVIKNKKSIINSAKCIGCASCIAACKYNAIEINWEAGGRDIQQKMIEHAKAVLENKKDKEVFINFCLKITQECDCLAQDDPRIAPDVGILVSTDPVSIDKASFDLVNAAAGKDVFKQAHPNRDGMIQLNYARELGLGSLDYDLILLTP
- a CDS encoding GIY-YIG nuclease family protein, giving the protein MAKSIYSKPWFVYIAECKDKTLYTGIAIDVERRIHEHSNTNKCRYTRSRQPVVLKYKKRFKDHAEAWKREARIKKLNKKEKLKLIAGYEFTPLQKRRQNRKT
- a CDS encoding RNA-binding S4 domain-containing protein, whose protein sequence is MEFKLKYEFVELDNMLKLTQLVAGGAEAREYILSGAIRVNGQVENRIRRKLRAGDLVEFQGQQVSITAK
- a CDS encoding nitroreductase family protein, with protein sequence MITIEVDKKACKGDGRCVEVCPMLILKMNKNDRVPEFIPGGGELCINCGHCFACCPHGAIKLSTMDVKDAPRVEPAKLPAPEQAALFLKARRSVRAYKDEPVDRAAIEGLLDIARYAPSGINRQPVNWLVVMGKDKVHDLGGLVCKWMEGLVTVKSEIAQSLRFDRLIESWKNGQDRICRGAPGMVIAYGVKDDPMALQSCLIAGTYFELAAFGMGFGACWAGYVNMAINTDPQVRKAAGLSSRALAGAVMLLGYPKYRYSRIPGRNPAKIVWK